A single Arcobacter sp. FWKO B DNA region contains:
- a CDS encoding ATP-binding cassette domain-containing protein — MIKIKTLKISNESLKTLVDISFDINTTTALIGESGSGKSLTIKSILGLLPSNLMATTDIQSDFLLDYHNVGFVPQNPFTSLSPLTKISKQFFCETDRQIELLELVGLEKGLLNRFPSELSGGQLQRVIIALSLSNNPKLLLLDEPTTALDTKSKDTVLELIEHISKKLSIKLLFVTHDISSIESICDDIVIIKNGIIVESGKTAKVLQNPTNSYTKELLEANFKYREKRA; from the coding sequence TTGATAAAAATTAAAACCCTAAAAATCTCCAATGAGTCATTAAAAACTCTTGTTGACATATCTTTTGATATCAATACAACCACTGCCCTGATTGGGGAGAGTGGAAGTGGGAAATCTTTGACTATTAAGTCAATTTTAGGGCTTTTACCATCAAATCTTATGGCAACTACAGATATTCAAAGTGATTTTTTACTAGATTATCATAATGTTGGTTTTGTTCCTCAAAATCCTTTTACTTCACTATCTCCTCTTACAAAAATTTCTAAACAATTTTTTTGTGAAACAGATAGACAAATTGAACTTTTGGAACTTGTGGGATTGGAAAAAGGTTTACTAAATCGTTTTCCTAGTGAACTAAGTGGAGGACAATTACAAAGAGTTATTATAGCTTTATCTTTAAGTAACAATCCAAAACTACTTTTACTTGATGAGCCGACAACAGCTCTTGACACAAAGAGTAAAGATACTGTTTTAGAACTCATAGAACATATCTCAAAAAAACTTTCTATTAAATTGCTGTTTGTAACACATGATATTTCATCCATAGAATCTATTTGTGATGATATAGTTATTATAAAAAATGGTATTATAGTAGAATCTGGCAAAACTGCAAAAGTATTGCAAAATCCAACAAATAGTTACACAAAAGAGTTGCTAGAAGCAAATTTTAAATATAGAGAAAAAAGAGCATAA